In one Sulfoacidibacillus ferrooxidans genomic region, the following are encoded:
- the serA gene encoding phosphoglycerate dehydrogenase has translation MQRILVTDPISEQGLHELYAAGDFEIVEKVGISAGELVHVIAEFDALLVRSQTKVTKEVILAGKKLRVIGRAGVGVDNIDVRAATKAGILVINAPDGNTVTTAEFTFSMMLALARHIPQANASLRSGKWERTLFTGVELRDKILGIVGFGRIGTEVAKRAQVFGMQVIAYDPFLSVTRGEKLGIQVASLDETIQKADFITVHTPLTKDTRHLISDKEFAMMKRGVKVLNCARGGIIDEAALIRALDEGVVSGAALDVYEEEPAMANPLLSYPQVIATPHLGASTVEAQVNVAVDVAVGLIRLLRGESYPHTVNLPALSAEARKKVEPFVQLGEIIGSMAAQTIRGSVQQVQIKYFGEPITQPIDAITRSILKGVLTHFYREEVHLISANLIAEEIGIEVIETKQPRHATYANLIEVQLSGDQSKVAVAGTVIPGHGLHIIQMDEYSVDIAPSEAMVLTWHRDQPGMIGHVGGILGQSGVNIASMQVSRQENGGQAMMILGVDREVDAMHLKQIRDTVGMDRVLYIELPIQS, from the coding sequence ATGCAGAGAATACTCGTAACTGATCCAATTTCCGAGCAAGGGTTACATGAATTATATGCTGCAGGAGATTTCGAGATAGTTGAAAAAGTAGGTATTTCCGCAGGAGAATTAGTTCACGTGATTGCCGAATTTGATGCACTCCTTGTCCGTAGTCAAACAAAAGTAACGAAAGAAGTTATATTAGCTGGAAAAAAATTGCGCGTGATCGGTCGTGCAGGTGTTGGTGTCGACAATATTGATGTCCGCGCAGCAACAAAAGCTGGCATTCTTGTTATCAATGCACCTGATGGTAACACCGTGACAACTGCAGAATTCACCTTTTCAATGATGCTGGCACTAGCTCGCCATATTCCCCAAGCAAATGCGAGCTTGCGATCAGGGAAATGGGAGCGTACACTTTTTACAGGTGTAGAATTGCGCGATAAAATACTTGGAATCGTAGGATTTGGGCGGATTGGAACAGAAGTAGCTAAGCGTGCTCAAGTATTTGGTATGCAAGTCATTGCTTATGATCCATTTTTAAGTGTAACTCGTGGAGAAAAATTAGGCATTCAAGTAGCATCTCTTGATGAAACTATTCAAAAGGCAGATTTTATTACAGTTCACACACCGTTAACTAAGGATACTCGTCACTTAATCAGCGACAAAGAATTTGCTATGATGAAACGTGGTGTCAAGGTTTTAAATTGCGCGCGTGGTGGCATCATTGACGAAGCTGCACTCATTCGAGCACTGGATGAAGGAGTTGTATCAGGAGCGGCACTCGATGTATATGAAGAGGAACCAGCAATGGCAAATCCCCTTTTAAGCTATCCTCAAGTCATCGCTACGCCACATCTTGGTGCGTCGACAGTGGAGGCACAAGTCAATGTTGCAGTCGACGTTGCGGTAGGTCTCATTCGTTTACTGCGTGGAGAAAGTTATCCACATACAGTAAACCTACCTGCATTATCTGCAGAAGCCCGTAAAAAGGTAGAGCCCTTTGTACAGTTAGGTGAAATCATTGGAAGTATGGCTGCTCAAACCATTCGTGGTAGCGTACAACAAGTTCAAATCAAATACTTTGGAGAACCAATTACGCAACCTATTGATGCTATAACGAGATCGATTCTAAAAGGTGTTCTTACTCATTTTTATCGTGAAGAGGTTCATTTAATTAGTGCCAATTTGATTGCTGAGGAAATCGGTATTGAGGTCATAGAAACAAAACAACCACGGCATGCTACTTATGCCAATCTGATAGAAGTGCAACTAAGTGGCGATCAGAGTAAAGTTGCGGTAGCAGGAACAGTCATTCCAGGCCATGGATTGCACATCATACAAATGGATGAGTACTCTGTGGATATTGCACCAAGTGAAGCTATGGTTCTTACTTGGCATCGTGATCAACCTGGTATGATTGGTCACGTTGGTGGAATTCTTGGTCAATCAGGTGTCAATATTGCATCCATGCAGGTCAGCCGTCAAGAAAACGGCGGTCAAGCCATGATGATTCTTGGTGTGGATCGTGAAGTAGATGCGATGCATTTGAAACAAATACGAGATACTGTAGGCATGGATCGGGTATTATATATAGAGTTACCTATCCAGTCTTAA
- a CDS encoding pyridoxal-phosphate-dependent aminotransferase family protein codes for MFDEKTVLRIPGPTPVPPEVTRAMTHSMIGHRSGDFSTLFKEVQENLRELFQTSGDVAVIAGTGTAGLEAAVYSMVQQGDRVLAISTGNFGDRFTDIARRTESEVLTMNCEWGTSANVQEIVETLQQYPDIQVVLLTHCETSTGVLNDVKEIARVTHEHGAYLIVDAVSSFVGSPLLMDEWHVDIVVTGSQKALGLPPGLALVAMGPRAIERMKEGPAARSFYFDLRRYQKDISASTTPWTPPVSLIYGLRQSVSMILAEGLQKTQDRHRLLRDMTRAGIRALGLTLMVEDDHMASHTVTTVFVNHADEVRKIMKNDLHLAVAGGQKQLAGKIIRIGHMGYVDASDVLQCLATLEIALVKTGYDITLGTGVGAAAEVYVHAENTRN; via the coding sequence ATGTTTGATGAAAAAACAGTTTTACGGATTCCGGGTCCAACACCTGTGCCGCCTGAAGTAACGAGAGCGATGACGCACTCGATGATAGGACATCGAAGTGGCGATTTTTCTACACTTTTTAAAGAGGTGCAAGAGAATTTACGCGAATTATTCCAAACTTCTGGTGACGTTGCTGTCATCGCGGGTACAGGTACGGCTGGGTTAGAAGCGGCGGTTTATAGTATGGTTCAGCAAGGTGATCGTGTGCTGGCAATTTCTACTGGAAACTTTGGCGATCGCTTTACTGACATTGCACGTCGGACAGAATCTGAAGTTCTCACGATGAATTGCGAGTGGGGCACATCAGCAAATGTACAAGAGATCGTTGAAACTTTACAGCAGTATCCTGATATTCAAGTCGTTTTACTGACACACTGCGAGACTTCCACGGGAGTATTAAATGATGTAAAAGAGATTGCCCGAGTCACTCATGAACATGGAGCCTATCTCATTGTCGATGCTGTGAGTTCTTTTGTTGGCTCCCCATTACTAATGGATGAGTGGCATGTAGATATAGTCGTTACGGGTTCTCAAAAGGCACTAGGATTACCACCTGGATTGGCACTTGTAGCAATGGGACCACGTGCCATTGAACGGATGAAAGAGGGTCCAGCAGCACGTTCTTTTTATTTTGATTTACGGCGATATCAGAAGGATATAAGTGCATCAACAACACCTTGGACACCACCTGTTAGCTTGATTTATGGATTACGCCAATCCGTATCCATGATTCTAGCTGAAGGATTACAGAAAACGCAGGACCGCCACCGTTTATTGCGTGATATGACGCGTGCAGGAATACGAGCACTGGGTCTAACCCTTATGGTTGAAGATGACCATATGGCAAGTCACACTGTAACAACTGTATTTGTAAATCATGCTGATGAAGTACGTAAAATTATGAAAAACGATCTTCACTTAGCAGTTGCAGGCGGTCAAAAGCAACTTGCAGGAAAAATTATTCGCATAGGCCATATGGGTTATGTTGATGCAAGCGATGTATTGCAATGTTTAGCTACTCTTGAAATTGCATTAGTAAAAACAGGTTATGATATTACACTTGGCACTGGTGTAGGTGCTGCAGCGGAGGTATATGTACATGCAGAGAATACTCGTAACTGA
- a CDS encoding SIR2 family NAD-dependent protein deacylase, protein MNPHPPLLSQKKDILKAIQMAKRPLAITGAGISTASGLPTIDAKWQGHSLQELFKLKHAHRHIKEYQNAYREMLQAWIAAEPNQAHLILAISNFTIITQNIDGLHHRAKSFDVIELHGALTRWRCHGCRSLYQARTLINGSMECEACGNILWPDIVFEGEYVYQLAKAIQWTNNCDLLFIVGTQLQMNPIAKLVEIALRNHIPIVCFNRDAEQMLPHYLTISRC, encoded by the coding sequence ATGAATCCTCATCCACCTTTACTATCTCAAAAAAAGGATATATTAAAAGCGATTCAGATGGCTAAACGTCCATTAGCAATCACTGGTGCAGGGATTAGCACAGCAAGTGGACTACCAACTATTGATGCTAAATGGCAGGGCCATTCTCTACAAGAATTATTTAAACTTAAGCACGCCCATCGGCATATAAAGGAGTACCAAAACGCCTACCGTGAGATGCTACAAGCCTGGATAGCAGCCGAGCCTAATCAAGCACACCTAATCCTAGCCATATCCAACTTTACAATTATTACTCAAAATATAGATGGACTTCATCACCGTGCAAAATCTTTCGATGTCATTGAATTACATGGTGCTCTTACGCGTTGGCGTTGTCACGGATGCCGTTCTCTATATCAAGCGCGTACACTTATCAATGGATCGATGGAGTGCGAAGCTTGCGGGAACATCCTATGGCCCGATATTGTATTTGAAGGTGAATATGTATATCAGCTGGCTAAAGCTATTCAATGGACCAACAACTGTGATTTGTTGTTTATTGTAGGTACACAACTGCAAATGAACCCGATTGCAAAGTTGGTTGAGATCGCATTGCGAAATCATATACCCATTGTTTGCTTTAATCGTGATGCAGAGCAAATGTTACCGCATTATCTAACAATATCACGATGTTGA
- a CDS encoding leucyl aminopeptidase family protein, with the protein MKVTLRHTHASSCTGTIGFVTEQTLEFQGISLSKRHQKLGTVTTFTELILVGLGDASKVDADSLRAAAGQALREANKEEFGEVELILPNLLSAHIEAQAITEGALLGTYQFDKYKAHKKPNSVHELALLTEKDVTSSIEIGSIYAHATVLARDLANEPPNLLRPSTLADFVTAHFEKTKATVKVFQGDQLVDEQMVGVLTVGKGSDHKPRFIEIHYTSDASKPLVALVGKGITFDTGGVSLKSGRDISDMRMDMAGAAAVIGALDALVAANIPCNVVGLIASAENIPDAGSMLPGELIQYPNGVSVQVANTDAEGRLVLADALIRAMKMKAEYTVDIATLTGAAAAALGTKYAALFGTDSLVDTLLDAGSVTGDGLWRMPLIEEYNDQLKSTYADISNIGKGKGGAITAALFLQHFVTENAQWAHIDMAGPMEADSTSGYKPAGATGFGARVLAEATILLSK; encoded by the coding sequence ATGAAAGTGACTTTACGCCATACTCATGCTTCATCATGCACAGGAACCATCGGGTTTGTCACTGAACAAACTTTAGAATTTCAAGGTATTTCCTTATCTAAACGCCATCAAAAATTAGGTACTGTAACAACATTTACCGAACTTATTCTTGTAGGACTTGGCGATGCCTCTAAAGTAGATGCGGATAGCCTTCGTGCTGCTGCAGGACAAGCGTTACGGGAAGCAAATAAGGAGGAGTTTGGAGAAGTTGAGTTGATTTTACCAAACCTTCTTAGCGCTCATATAGAAGCGCAGGCTATTACTGAGGGAGCTCTTCTTGGTACATATCAATTTGATAAGTATAAAGCACATAAAAAACCAAATTCTGTTCACGAATTAGCTTTGCTCACTGAGAAAGACGTCACTTCTAGTATTGAAATTGGCAGCATTTATGCACATGCCACTGTACTCGCACGTGATCTAGCCAATGAACCACCTAATCTATTGCGGCCCAGTACGTTAGCTGATTTTGTAACTGCACATTTTGAAAAAACTAAAGCTACTGTAAAAGTTTTTCAGGGTGATCAACTTGTAGATGAACAAATGGTTGGCGTTCTCACTGTTGGAAAGGGTAGTGATCATAAACCTCGATTTATTGAAATTCATTACACAAGTGATGCATCAAAACCGCTTGTTGCTTTAGTTGGCAAAGGCATTACCTTTGATACAGGTGGCGTCAGTTTGAAAAGTGGTCGCGACATTAGTGACATGCGGATGGATATGGCGGGAGCCGCAGCTGTAATCGGTGCTTTAGATGCTCTGGTCGCAGCCAACATTCCGTGTAATGTGGTCGGTCTCATCGCATCAGCGGAAAACATTCCTGATGCAGGTTCGATGTTGCCAGGAGAATTGATCCAGTATCCAAATGGCGTCTCTGTTCAAGTGGCTAACACAGATGCAGAAGGAAGGCTTGTTCTTGCAGATGCACTTATTCGGGCGATGAAAATGAAAGCCGAATATACTGTGGATATTGCAACTCTTACAGGAGCTGCAGCAGCTGCTTTAGGAACAAAGTATGCGGCTCTCTTTGGCACAGATTCTCTAGTTGACACACTTCTTGATGCAGGTTCTGTTACAGGAGATGGGTTATGGAGAATGCCTTTAATTGAAGAGTACAATGATCAATTAAAAAGCACGTATGCTGATATTTCTAACATTGGGAAAGGAAAAGGTGGAGCCATTACGGCAGCTTTATTCTTGCAACACTTTGTCACAGAAAATGCACAGTGGGCTCACATTGATATGGCAGGTCCAATGGAAGCTGATTCTACGTCAGGATACAAACCAGCCGGAGCTACAGGATTTGGTGCGCGCGTTTTGGCGGAAGCTACCATTTTGCTTTCCAAATGA
- a CDS encoding PrsW family glutamic-type intramembrane protease — protein MLLLAAIIPALLFLAVIYRADRQREKPQFVFLLYFVGMLIVLPAAFAEKYLLDLYSQTSEPQTGFLATLITAFFIAGAVEESLKAIAFRRLVYPKSFFNEPYDGVVYAVAIGLGFATIENIMYVLSSGLATAFVRAFTAVPAHALFGIVMGTYFSRAKFEEAPIWPAFVVPALLHGLYDTFAMAESYFANILLILYLMWLVRFAYMRSYPLLQWKIPYRIS, from the coding sequence ATGTTATTACTGGCTGCAATCATTCCAGCGTTGTTATTCTTAGCCGTCATCTATAGAGCAGATCGACAACGAGAAAAGCCGCAATTTGTGTTTTTACTTTATTTTGTTGGCATGCTTATTGTTCTTCCTGCAGCATTTGCAGAAAAATATTTACTTGATCTATACAGCCAAACATCTGAGCCGCAAACTGGATTCTTGGCCACGCTGATCACAGCCTTTTTTATTGCTGGCGCCGTTGAAGAATCTTTAAAAGCGATCGCATTTCGCCGATTAGTGTATCCGAAATCATTTTTCAATGAGCCTTATGACGGTGTTGTGTATGCAGTAGCAATCGGTCTTGGGTTTGCCACCATAGAAAATATCATGTATGTGTTAAGTTCTGGGCTTGCTACTGCATTTGTACGCGCATTTACAGCTGTCCCAGCACACGCATTATTTGGCATCGTGATGGGTACTTATTTTAGTCGCGCCAAATTTGAAGAGGCACCCATATGGCCTGCTTTTGTTGTTCCTGCATTATTGCACGGTCTTTATGATACATTTGCCATGGCCGAGAGTTACTTTGCAAATATTTTACTCATCCTGTATTTGATGTGGCTTGTCCGTTTTGCCTATATGCGAAGTTATCCCTTATTGCAGTGGAAAATACCTTATCGCATATCATGA
- a CDS encoding DUF2797 domain-containing protein produces MKGFSNGLTHFVQEPIQYNWMLGDEETRMNEWIGETVHLRFLGEKQCIVCGRKVNKLYQNGYCYPCVTTLAETDLCIVKPHECHFALGTCRDESFAATHCMIPHYVYLAVSSQVKVGLTRKHREWTRWIDQGAVKSMLIAELPTRLLAGQFEMEVAKELPDKTDWRKLIQGISADVNLEQVATEVRERLPEEWKRYLLSDMTVNDFVYPIGSDVTPKARSLSLEKQEIESVLLGIRGQYLLFEEGGVNVKKHAGMLLEATLATS; encoded by the coding sequence TTGAAAGGTTTTTCTAATGGACTTACTCACTTTGTTCAAGAGCCAATCCAATATAACTGGATGTTAGGAGACGAAGAAACAAGGATGAATGAGTGGATAGGGGAAACCGTTCATCTTCGTTTTCTTGGAGAAAAACAATGTATCGTATGTGGTCGAAAAGTTAATAAACTATATCAAAATGGGTATTGTTATCCATGTGTTACAACTCTTGCGGAAACAGATCTGTGTATTGTAAAGCCACATGAATGTCATTTCGCACTTGGAACATGCCGTGATGAATCATTTGCTGCTACACACTGTATGATACCTCATTATGTTTACCTAGCAGTTAGTAGTCAGGTCAAAGTGGGTTTAACTAGAAAACATCGTGAATGGACGCGGTGGATTGATCAAGGTGCAGTGAAATCAATGTTGATCGCGGAATTACCGACACGTCTTTTGGCGGGACAATTTGAAATGGAAGTGGCCAAAGAATTACCAGATAAAACGGACTGGCGCAAACTGATTCAAGGTATCTCAGCAGATGTAAACTTAGAGCAAGTCGCTACAGAAGTACGTGAACGTCTTCCAGAAGAGTGGAAACGATACTTATTAAGCGATATGACAGTCAATGATTTTGTTTATCCTATTGGTTCAGATGTCACTCCTAAGGCGCGATCGCTATCTCTTGAAAAGCAAGAAATCGAAAGTGTACTGCTTGGCATTCGCGGTCAGTACTTATTGTTTGAAGAAGGTGGAGTGAATGTAAAGAAGCATGCTGGGATGTTGCTTGAGGCTACCCTAGCTACATCGTAA
- a CDS encoding DUF1450 domain-containing protein has product MPSSVNLSFCKKNLELYSQSVYDALRENYPEVDIEVKDCLDTCGMCTDVPFALRNGALIGGRDPMGLYRKLERGMQFLNQPPLPGTSGYREHTQDNSAKLTSVSKES; this is encoded by the coding sequence ATGCCTTCATCAGTCAATTTATCTTTTTGTAAAAAAAATTTAGAACTATACTCGCAATCCGTTTATGACGCTTTGCGAGAAAATTATCCGGAAGTTGATATTGAAGTGAAAGACTGCTTAGATACTTGTGGGATGTGCACCGATGTACCTTTTGCTCTACGAAATGGTGCGCTAATAGGCGGACGCGATCCGATGGGACTTTATCGAAAATTAGAACGCGGAATGCAATTTTTGAATCAACCACCACTACCAGGAACATCTGGCTATCGTGAGCACACACAAGATAACTCAGCGAAACTCACTTCTGTTTCAAAAGAATCATAA
- a CDS encoding S1C family serine protease, which translates to MQKSPIVKKQTAKRKQNVIQPNRRGKTLDFVTIVERYKSAIVGVEVTQENTRPRNAMLPFGFPWEAMPNQEPQALNIGTGFVFDPRGYILTNEHVIHGASKVMVQMLGKEKPIAAKVVGTNYEHDLAVLKVTLPKNGSLLKLGHSKDVKVGEWVLAVGNPLGLDHSVTVGIVSAKERPMQIGDRTYPHLLQTDAAINRGNSGGPLINLRGEVIGINTAVSQSSQGIGFAIAIDVVRDALKAMMGSAYQEGEL; encoded by the coding sequence TTGCAGAAAAGCCCAATTGTAAAAAAGCAAACTGCAAAGCGTAAGCAAAATGTGATACAGCCCAATCGTCGCGGGAAAACCCTCGACTTTGTCACGATTGTTGAACGTTATAAAAGTGCCATTGTTGGGGTTGAAGTCACTCAAGAAAACACGCGTCCAAGAAATGCGATGTTGCCTTTCGGTTTTCCTTGGGAGGCCATGCCTAATCAAGAACCACAAGCACTAAACATAGGAACTGGATTCGTGTTTGACCCGCGAGGATACATTTTAACCAATGAACATGTCATTCATGGCGCATCTAAAGTCATGGTACAGATGCTTGGAAAGGAGAAACCAATTGCAGCTAAAGTTGTAGGTACAAATTATGAACACGATCTTGCTGTATTAAAGGTCACATTACCAAAAAACGGTTCACTTTTAAAGCTGGGTCACTCTAAAGATGTCAAAGTTGGAGAATGGGTATTAGCTGTGGGTAATCCACTTGGGCTTGATCATTCGGTAACAGTTGGCATTGTTAGCGCTAAAGAACGTCCGATGCAAATTGGCGATCGTACCTATCCACATCTTTTACAAACAGATGCTGCAATTAATCGAGGAAACTCAGGTGGGCCACTCATCAATCTCCGTGGTGAAGTGATTGGCATAAACACTGCAGTTAGCCAAAGTTCACAAGGCATCGGTTTTGCTATAGCCATTGATGTGGTGCGAGATGCATTAAAGGCAATGATGGGAAGTGCTTATCAAGAAGGTGAATTATAA